The region TCAATCTTGGTAAGAAAAACAAGGTGAAAATGGCTGAATTAAGAAGTTTTCTGGAATCAATTGGTCTGCAGCATGTCCAGACATATATCCAAAGCGGAAACATTATTTTTGAATCGGAAATGGATGTGAAAGCACTGAAAAACATGCTGGAATTTAAGTTGGAGGAACGGTTCGGGTTTGCCATTCCCGTTATGTTGCGAACACGATCAGAGTGGTCGAATATTATTCAGCTGTGTCCATATGCTGATAAACCATTGGCGAATGAACAAAGCATACATATTTCCTTTCTTGGAGAAATACCCTCAGAACAAGCTGTCAACAGCCTGGGAACCTATGAGAATAATTTAGATACATATCAACTGAATGGCAAGGAAGTTTATCTGCTTTTTGGTCAGAATCTTCATAAATCCAATCTTCAGCGTCACCTGCAAAAGCTGAAAACACCTGCAACAATGCGGAATTGGAAGACAGTCATGAAATTGGAAACGATGCTGGCAGAAAGGGAAGGTAAATAGGATGGAATTTAAAATTAAGGACTTGGAAGGCTATACACCACAAATCGGTCGCCTGGTTCACATGATGAATTATGCACGGACTACAACATTACAGGCGGTTAAAGGATTAACGATAGAACAACTGGATTATCTTTATGCAGATAATGCGAATTCAATCGGTGCACTTTTGACGCATATGGCAGCTGTTGAATTTTGTTTCCAGATTGAAACGTTTGATGAGCGAGAGCCAACAGATGCGGAAGTTCAGGAATGGGGTGCCGGGTTAGACCTTGGTGAAAAAGGACGGCACGAAATAAAGGGAAAACCATTGGACTACTACATAGATAAACTGGATAAAGTCCGCAATAGAACACTTACTGAATTTAAGAGGCGGAATGACGACTGGTTATATGTGGAACGAAAATGGGCCAGCTACCCGTCCAATAATTATTTCATCTGGTTTCATACATTTGAAGATGAAATCAATCATCGCGGTCAGATCCGCATCCAGCGAAAAATGCTTCCCAATTTTTAGCCGGTGGATATATAGGCTAAAAAATCGTATAATGGAAGGTGGAAATGTTAATTAGGAAGGAATTTTATCATCATGTTGCAAACTGTACCCATGCAATCTATCACAAACGAGTATTTGACCAGCCTGTATCAGATCATGCTGGAACACGGTGATACTGAAAATGCTGCCAAACTATTAGATGTATACGAAAAAAACAATAATCAGGAAATCATGATCAGTTTTGCTGGTCATTTTTCTGCTGGAAAATCATCCATGATCAATGAATTACTGGGGAAACAGATTTTGCCGAAGAGTCCGATTCCAACCAGTGCAAACGTAGTGAAAATTAAGTCCGGTTATGGTACGGCCACCGTTTATTTTCATGATAATGAACCATTGGAATATGAAGAGCCATATGACATCGATATGATTAAGGAATACGCTAAAGATAAAGCAGGTATCAAAGCGATTGATATCAGTACAAAAGAAGCGATTTTACCTAGTGATTGTATCATTGTGGATACACCGGGAATTGATGCAGCAGATGATGCTGACCGGCTTATGACCGAATCATCACTGCATCTTGTTGACCGGTTGTTTTATGTGATGGATTATAATCATGTCCAATCTGAAGTTAATTTGCAATTTCTTAAAATGGTGCAGGATTTCGAAATACCATTTTATATTATTATCAATCAAATCGATAAACATGACGAGCGTGAAATTACGTTTGACAGCTTTACCGAAAGTATTAACCAAACGTTCAGCCAGTGGGACATTAACCCGGAAAAAATCTATTATTCTTCGTTGATAGATTCCGCTGCTGATCATAATCAGATTAATAATATCAGAGAAAAGCTGACAGCCTTAATGACTGACAAAGAGGCGATAATGAACATCGAACGATCCACCAAACAGGTGATGGAAGCACATCGAAAGTTTCTGCATGATGTATACGAAGAAAAACTGCCGGAAAATTTATCAGAGGACGGTGAAATGGATGCTGGATCCAGACTGGAAGCCGTTAAAGAGAGAATAGAATCGATTAAGCATTACCCGCAAAAAGTGGAGGAAGCATTTTTGGCAGAGCTGAATAAAACCCTTAAAAATGCTTACTTGATGCCGGCGGTGCTTCGTGATAAGGCTCAGGTTTATTTAGAATCGCAGCAACAGGATTTCAAAGCCGGGATATTTTCATCAAAAAAGAAAACGCAAGAAGAACGGGAAAAGCGTTTGGATGACTTTTATCAATCACTGAAAGAAACAATGGAAACGTCGATTCAGTGGAAACTCCGGGATAAATTTTCGGAGCTGCTGAAGGAATTTCACATTTATGATCAACAGCTTGCGAATGCCATTCAACAGTTGGCCATTGATTATGGCGAGGAGCAGCTTCGTTCCCTGCAAAAACCGGGAGCAAAGGTAAATGGGGATTATGTATTAATTTACACGAATGATGTCAGCTCCGATATAAAACAACGCTATAAAAGAGAAGCATTCCGTATTTGGGAACAGATTCAGGTAAACCTGGATGACCAGGTCAATGAGGAACTGAAAAAGTATGAACCGGAAAAACAAAAATTGCAGGATAAATTGGAATTGCACCGGAATCAGATGGATTTGAAAAATGAATTACAAGAAAAATTAAGTCTGCTGGAATCAGCGTACAGCAATCCCAAATCGGATGTTGCTGTCGATGGGGAAATTGAACAGGAGCTGAAAATCAGGCATAAACCGGTTAAGAAAGCAACCAAAAGTATGTATTCCGATGTAAAACAGGTAGAAGAGACAGTAGCGGCAACAGTTAAACCCGAGAAAAAAACGAATTCATCAGTGGAAAATACCCTGGAGAAGATTGAGAATGTGATCGATACGATTCAGGATCTGCCTGGTTTTCAGTCTATTATTGATGATTTATCGGAAAAACGGCATCGTTTGACAAAACGTTCGTTTACGATAGCATTATTCGGGGCATTCAGTGCAGGTAAATCATCATTTGCCAATGCACTGCTGGGTAAAAATGTATTGCCTGTGTCACCAAATCCGACAACTGCTGTGATTAACCGGATTAATCCTGTTGAGAAGGAAGTTGACCACGGAACCGTTGTTGTTACTTTGAAAGATACGGAAACACTGATAAACGACCTGAAGCAGCTCATGAAAAAGCTTGATCCGCCATCTGCTGATTTTGAACAATTGGTTGATTGGATCAGGAAAAATAATATACATGAACATGATGATCTCCATCAAACACACCAAAATTATTTGCAGGCGATTCTTGACGGTTACCATGATTATATGGAAGCGACTACCGGAAGTATTACGATTGATATCGATTCGTTTGAAGCATTTGTAACCAATGAAGCAAAAGCCTGTTATATTGAATCGGTTGACTTGTATTATGACTGTGAGTTGACAAGAGATGGCATTACCCTGGTGGATACGCCTGGCGCAGATTCCGTTAACGCCCGCCATACAAATGTTGCGTTTGATTATATTAAGCATGCAGATGCGATTTTGTATGTTACCTATTATAACCATGCACTGGCTCGCGCGGATAAAGACTTTCTGCTTCAGCTTGGACGCGTAAAAGATGCATTTGAACTGGATAAAATGTTCTTCATTATGAATGCAGCTGACTTAGCGGCAGATGATATGGAATTAAACCTGGTGTCGAATTATATCAAAGAACAATTGACAATACTGGGGATTCGCTTCCCAAGGTTGTACCCGATTTCCAGTAAACAATCACTAATGGATAAACAGAAGAATTTTCCATTAAACGAGCAAATGGCTGCATTTCAAGCTGATTTCAATCACTTTATTCATCATGAACTGGCGGCAATCACCATTCAGTCTGCCGGCCGTGATATGTACCGGGCATTACAGGCAATCAGACAATACTTGGACTCACTTCAACTGAATGAAGCGGAGAAAGACGCGTATCGCAATGAATTACAGTCAAAACGTGAAGCGCTGAAAGAGATTGCAGCTAATATAGATAGTGCAACCGGTGAACAAAAAATAGCTCAAAAAATTGAAAAGCAGCTCTATTATGTGTTGGAACGGCTGTCCATTCGTTTCCATGATTTTTTCAAAGAAACATTTAACCCTGCCACGATTACTGAATCAGGCAGAAAAGCAGTGCTCCAACTGGAGAAACAGCTTCAGGAATTATTGGATTACACGGGCTATGAATTGCTGCAGGAATTACGGGCAGTTTCGCTTCGGATTGAGGCGTTTATGAAGGAACTGCAGACGGAATTGCAGGATGATTTTTCAAACAGCAGCAAGCAAATCGATCCCAAATTTTTATTACCGGACATTACTGATTTGGAATTGCAAACACCGGAATATGAGCAGGCATTTATTGAATTGGGGACGGATAATTTTCGTAAAGAACTGAAGTTATTCAACGGAACGAAAGCTTTTTTTGCAAAGAATGAAAAAGAAACCATGAAAGAAGCGATTTATAGCCGGATATCCCCAGTTACTGAACGTTATTTGGAAAAGAATCAGCAGCACATGCAGGATAGCTATCTGGAGCAGTGGCAGACAGCAACGGGCGATATAAAACAGGACATTAGCAAGCATATAGATTTATATATCGATAACCTGTTATCCATGATGGATGATCATTCAGTTGAACCTGGTGTATTACAGGCGAAACAGGATAAGCTTGTTTCGATTCTTGATGAAGAAGATTGGGAGGCTTAAGGATGATGAGAGAAGGCAAAATATTGCTCGTAGATGGAATGGCATTGTTGTTCCGGGGCTTTTTCGCAACCGCATTTCGGGGTAATTTCATGAAGACCAGCAGTGGTGTACCGACAAATGGTGTTTATCAATTTCTGCGGTATTTTCTGGATGCGGTCGATACATTTGAACCGACACACGTGATCTGCTGCTGGGATATGGGGAGTAAAACATTCCGTACCGATATGTTTGAAGGATACAAAGCGAACAGGTCAGAACCGCCGGAAGAACTTATCCCGCAGTTTGATCTGGTGAAAGAAGTGACCGAAGCATTTAATATGCCGAATGTCGGAGTGGAAAATTTTGAAGCGGATGATTGTATCGGAACGCTTGCACGAACTTTTTCCACCGACAGTGAAGTGCTTATTCTTACAGGAGATCAGGATATTCTGCAGCTGGTCGATGAAGGCATCAGTGTTGCCATCATGAAGAAGGGACAGGGTAACTATGATGTGTATGAACAAACTAATTTCCTGGAGAAGAAAGGAATTACGCCGAAGCAGATAATTGATTTAAAAGGACTGATGGGTGACACATCGGATAATTACCCTGGTGTTAAAGGCATCGGTGAAAAAACAGCGATGAAGCTTATTAAGAAGTACGATTCAATCGATAATATTCTTGCCAATATGGATCAGTTATCAAAAGGAATCCAGACCAAAATTAAAAATAATTTGGACTTGCTGCATTTATCAAGGGAGCTAGCTGAAATCAAATGTGATGTTCCCGTTTCCTGCCCGGTAGAGGATGCATTGTGGAAATACGATAAAAAGCAGATTGAGGACAAGTTTACCGAACTGGAATTTACCAATCTGGCTAAACTGGTAAAATAAGATTGCAGGAAAAATCATCGTAAATGATTGTAGATTAGATAGAATTCAGGTAAAAAACGATAGTTGTGAACGTCTCCCTTGCAGTTGCAGGTTGCGGCAGGGAGGCGTTTTCTGTTTAAGGATTAATGCTCGATTTTGACAAATCCTCCTTCGATCAGTCCTGCCTAATTGAATGTATCCACGATTTTCGGCAACATACAATCAAGCAGTAATATAAATATTTTTCTCGACCACAGCTCTGCGTTATAATATATCCGTTGAAAATCGTCAGGAGGGTCCGGATGTCTGAAAAAAGAGGCGAACATATACTTCAAGAAGAAAATGGGACGAAAAAACGGGCATTTTCATTTTATAATAACCAAATGTTAAGCTTTCTAAATGAATTAATGCGGGAATTTATTATAGATCAGGATATGATGTTTATATCGACAGCTGACAACGATGGGAATTGTGATAACTCTTTTCGTGCCGGTGAGAAGGGTTTTGTGAAAATCATTGATGAACACACACTAATGTACCCTGAATACAAGGGTAACGGTGTAATGTCCAGCTTGGGAAATATCGTAGAAAATCCACATATCGGCCTGCTATTTATTGATTTCTTTGAGCATAGAATTGGATTACATGTAAATGGGAAGGCAAAAATCATCGAACATGAAAAACTGTCTTTGCTAAATATTACAGAAGATTATTTAAGCAAAATTGAATCTGAGGAAGGGCAAAAAGCTGAACGGTGGGTGGTTATAGAAGTCGAAGAGGCTTACATCCATTGTTCGAAACACATTCCTCTTCTGAAAAGAACAGATCATGAAGTGGGAGATGAAACCGATAATAAAAAAGTAAAGGGTGGGAGCGGAGATTTCTTTAGGGCAAAGCAAAGTAAGCATAATCCTTAACTTTATTCATCTGCTAAACATACAAACACATTTCCGGATATCTTATAGTGGGGTATCCGGTATTTTTATGAGATTTTATAATACCTATGCATGTATCACTATATACCCTGCAATATCAGAGCCGTTCTTGACTGCGGGGTATTAACATATACATGTAAGGGTATTTAGCTGCCAATGCTTTTTATCAGTATAAAAGGATATGGTATTATGAATGAATATGGGAGGGGTTCAAGTGACAAACGTGTTTGTATATGGAACATTACGTATGGGCGGTCGCAATGATTCTTTTTTGGAAGGTGCAGAGTGCATATACAGCCAGTGCCGCGTTCGCGGAAAGTTGCTTAATACGGATAAAGATTACCCTGTTATGCAGCCAGATAATTCATCCTGGGTATTTGGGGAACTTTATAGTGTGACGGATTCACAAATGAAAACCATTGATGTGCTGGAAGGATATGAGGATGGAAGGTCTGATAATTTATATCATAAGATAACTACGCCCGTATGGAATGAATCAGGGGAGGAATGCCGCGCTGTTGTCTTTACTGCAGCACGATCCATAAATTATTCCACTCACAGTATTTCTTCAGGCGACTGGTGCGTAAACAAATACATAAAACGGGATAAACTGTTGTATTTTGCGTATGGATCCTGTCTCGATGATGAACGCTTTCGCAGTGCGGGAGCAGATCATTTTTTTAAACACGTATTTGGGTCTGGAGTGCTTAACGGATTTGAATTCCGTTTTTCTGTTAAAACGAATGACGGCGGTAAGGCAGATATTGTTGAAAACAAAGCGGAAGATGTGGAAGGAAAAGTGTATGAAATTCCGGCCGAAGCGTTAGAGTATTTATACAGGCGGGAAGGTGTGTACAATCGGATTTACCGACCGGCAATTGTCCTGGTAAGCATTGCCGGGGTATTATACCAGGCATTGACATTTATTGGTATTAAAAAAACGGTTGAGACTGCACCTACTTCTCTCTATGCGACGGAAATAATGCGGGGTGGGAATGATTGTTTCAGTAATCATTATAAAGAAAAATTGACAAGAAAACTGGATCGTTTTCACGAGGGGTAAGATTGTTTGAGTAGTTTATTCTGCCTGAACATAGCAAACAAAGGTGACGTTCGAGCCACGGTCAGCTTTTTGATTGGGCTTTTACTTGTGTCATGATAGTATAAAATTGGGTATACTAGCGACTGATATTGTCATGAGAGGGTGGTAAAGATGGTTTTTTCACAGCAGGAAGTTGTAAAATGGAAAGAAAGATTTCCGATTTTAGATGATATTATTAATTTAAACCCTATTTATTGGTCGAATCATCACCTACATAAACAGGTTAACTTGGATTCACTGCCGATTTCCAAGCAGGATATGGCAGATGCTCAAAAACTATGGGAGCGATTTGCTCCTTATCTGCGTATGGTATTCCCGGACTCAAACGGAATAATCGAATCACCATTAAAGCAGATTTCAACATTCAAGGATAAGCAAATGTCTGTACAAGGCGATTTGTTTTTAAAGTGTGATAATGACCTGCCAATTGTCGGATCCATTAAAGCAAGAGGCGGTCTTTATGAAATTCTTCATTATGCGGAGCGTTTAGCCGTCGAAGCGGGAATGGTGTCAGTTGATGATAATTATGAGGTATTTGCGACAGATCGGTTCAAAAAGTTTTTTAGTCAATATGCAATTGGAGTCGGGTCGACGGGTAATTTAGGCTTAAGTATTGGTACAATCAGTGCCCAACTCGGTTTTAATGTATCGGTATATATGTCTGCGGATGCTAAACAATGGAAAAAGGATATGCTTCGGAACCGTGGTGCGTTTGTATATGAGTTCGCTGGTGACTTCAGTGAGGCAATTCGTGCAGGACGTGAACAAACTATCAATGACCCGAAAGCATACTTTGTGGATGATGAAGATTCGAAGCATTTATTTTTAGGCTACAGTGTTGCTGCATTTGAATTACAGAAGCAGCTGCAGGAACAAAATATTAAAGTGGACAAGAATCATCCGCTGTGTATTTACTTACCGTGTGGAGTTGGCGGATCACCGGGCGGTATTGCATTCGGGTTAAAACATGTATTTGGTGAACATGTTCATTGTTTTTTCGTGGAACCTACACACTCCCCTTCCGTGCTTATCGGGCTTTTGACTGGTGAAATGAATAAAATAAGCGTTCAGGATTTCGGAATCGATAACCAGACGGAAGCTGATGGTCTTGCGGTTGGCCGTCCATCAGCTTTTGCTACAGCGGTCAGTGATAAGCTGATCAGCGGTATCTATACGGTTGAAGATAATGAATTGTACCGTTATTTGACCCTGCTTGCAGATACAGAAGGAATTTATCTGGAACCGTCCGCAACAGCCGGATTAATCGGACCAGAACGTGTGCAGGAATATATAGAGGAAAACGGATTGCCAAAAGAAAATATTTCTCATATCGCCTGGGCAACAGGTGGCTCATTGGTACCGGAAGCTGATATGAAGGAATTTTATGCGAAGGGCAAAAGATTGATGGAGGAAGGTTGATTGACAATGAGAGTAGCGCAGAATATGACAGAATTAATTGGTGAAACACCTGTTGTTCGATTAAATAAAATCGTACCGGAAGATGCGGCAGATATTTTTGTGAAACTTGAATCAAATAACCCGAGTAAAAGTGTTAAGGACCGTGCTGCATATAATATGATAAAGCAAGCAGAAGATGCAAAGGCTATAAAGCCCGGGGATACAATTATTGAACCGACAAGCGGAAACACGGGTATAGGACTTGCAATGAATGGTGCCGCGAAAGGTTATCAGGTGATCCTGGTAATGCCCGATAACAGCACCCAGGAACGCCGAAATATTTTAAAAGCTTTCGGGGCAAAAGTTGTGCTTACACCAAGTGCTGAAAAAATGCCTGGTGCTATTAAAAAGGCAAAAGAACTTCAAGATGAAATTCCAGGTAGTTTTATTCCTCAGCAATTTGAAAATGATGCTAATTCCGATATCCATCGAACAACGACAGCAACAGAAATATATGACCAGATGGACGGAGAACTCGATGCATTTGTTTGTACGGCCGGAACTGGTGGCACTGTAACAGGAACTGGTGAAACATTAAAAGCTAAAATACCTGGATTACACATAACAATAGCTGAACCAAAGGGATCTCCTGTATTGTCAGGCGGGAAACCTGGACCGCATAAATTGGTCGGAACAAGTCCGGGCTTTGTACCTGATATTCTAAATACAGATATTTACGATAAGATTATTCAAATTGACGATGACGATGCGGTCAATATGTTTAAAAAGCTGCCGCGTGAGGAAGGAGTATTTATTGGATTGTCTGGTGCTGCGGCAGTTTTTGCAGCAATTCAAGTTGCGAAGCAGCTAAGTAAAGGAAAGAAAGTCTTATGTATTGCTCCGGATACAGGAGAACGGTATCTTAGTATGAATTTGTTTGAATAGTTAGTTCTAAGAGTGACGTGTTTTATGATGCGTTACTCTTATTTTTTTGAAATTCCGCCAGCTCATTATTATTTTCATATTTTATATCCCAATAATATACTCGTGGAAGTCCCCAATAGATCCAGTA is a window of Virgibacillus ihumii DNA encoding:
- a CDS encoding DUF1697 domain-containing protein, which encodes MTTYVALLRAINLGKKNKVKMAELRSFLESIGLQHVQTYIQSGNIIFESEMDVKALKNMLEFKLEERFGFAIPVMLRTRSEWSNIIQLCPYADKPLANEQSIHISFLGEIPSEQAVNSLGTYENNLDTYQLNGKEVYLLFGQNLHKSNLQRHLQKLKTPATMRNWKTVMKLETMLAEREGK
- a CDS encoding DinB family protein, with amino-acid sequence MEFKIKDLEGYTPQIGRLVHMMNYARTTTLQAVKGLTIEQLDYLYADNANSIGALLTHMAAVEFCFQIETFDEREPTDAEVQEWGAGLDLGEKGRHEIKGKPLDYYIDKLDKVRNRTLTEFKRRNDDWLYVERKWASYPSNNYFIWFHTFEDEINHRGQIRIQRKMLPNF
- a CDS encoding dynamin family protein, with the translated sequence MLQTVPMQSITNEYLTSLYQIMLEHGDTENAAKLLDVYEKNNNQEIMISFAGHFSAGKSSMINELLGKQILPKSPIPTSANVVKIKSGYGTATVYFHDNEPLEYEEPYDIDMIKEYAKDKAGIKAIDISTKEAILPSDCIIVDTPGIDAADDADRLMTESSLHLVDRLFYVMDYNHVQSEVNLQFLKMVQDFEIPFYIIINQIDKHDEREITFDSFTESINQTFSQWDINPEKIYYSSLIDSAADHNQINNIREKLTALMTDKEAIMNIERSTKQVMEAHRKFLHDVYEEKLPENLSEDGEMDAGSRLEAVKERIESIKHYPQKVEEAFLAELNKTLKNAYLMPAVLRDKAQVYLESQQQDFKAGIFSSKKKTQEEREKRLDDFYQSLKETMETSIQWKLRDKFSELLKEFHIYDQQLANAIQQLAIDYGEEQLRSLQKPGAKVNGDYVLIYTNDVSSDIKQRYKREAFRIWEQIQVNLDDQVNEELKKYEPEKQKLQDKLELHRNQMDLKNELQEKLSLLESAYSNPKSDVAVDGEIEQELKIRHKPVKKATKSMYSDVKQVEETVAATVKPEKKTNSSVENTLEKIENVIDTIQDLPGFQSIIDDLSEKRHRLTKRSFTIALFGAFSAGKSSFANALLGKNVLPVSPNPTTAVINRINPVEKEVDHGTVVVTLKDTETLINDLKQLMKKLDPPSADFEQLVDWIRKNNIHEHDDLHQTHQNYLQAILDGYHDYMEATTGSITIDIDSFEAFVTNEAKACYIESVDLYYDCELTRDGITLVDTPGADSVNARHTNVAFDYIKHADAILYVTYYNHALARADKDFLLQLGRVKDAFELDKMFFIMNAADLAADDMELNLVSNYIKEQLTILGIRFPRLYPISSKQSLMDKQKNFPLNEQMAAFQADFNHFIHHELAAITIQSAGRDMYRALQAIRQYLDSLQLNEAEKDAYRNELQSKREALKEIAANIDSATGEQKIAQKIEKQLYYVLERLSIRFHDFFKETFNPATITESGRKAVLQLEKQLQELLDYTGYELLQELRAVSLRIEAFMKELQTELQDDFSNSSKQIDPKFLLPDITDLELQTPEYEQAFIELGTDNFRKELKLFNGTKAFFAKNEKETMKEAIYSRISPVTERYLEKNQQHMQDSYLEQWQTATGDIKQDISKHIDLYIDNLLSMMDDHSVEPGVLQAKQDKLVSILDEEDWEA
- a CDS encoding 5'-3' exonuclease, with the protein product MREGKILLVDGMALLFRGFFATAFRGNFMKTSSGVPTNGVYQFLRYFLDAVDTFEPTHVICCWDMGSKTFRTDMFEGYKANRSEPPEELIPQFDLVKEVTEAFNMPNVGVENFEADDCIGTLARTFSTDSEVLILTGDQDILQLVDEGISVAIMKKGQGNYDVYEQTNFLEKKGITPKQIIDLKGLMGDTSDNYPGVKGIGEKTAMKLIKKYDSIDNILANMDQLSKGIQTKIKNNLDLLHLSRELAEIKCDVPVSCPVEDALWKYDKKQIEDKFTELEFTNLAKLVK
- a CDS encoding pyridoxamine 5'-phosphate oxidase family protein, which produces MSEKRGEHILQEENGTKKRAFSFYNNQMLSFLNELMREFIIDQDMMFISTADNDGNCDNSFRAGEKGFVKIIDEHTLMYPEYKGNGVMSSLGNIVENPHIGLLFIDFFEHRIGLHVNGKAKIIEHEKLSLLNITEDYLSKIESEEGQKAERWVVIEVEEAYIHCSKHIPLLKRTDHEVGDETDNKKVKGGSGDFFRAKQSKHNP
- a CDS encoding gamma-glutamylcyclotransferase, with translation MTNVFVYGTLRMGGRNDSFLEGAECIYSQCRVRGKLLNTDKDYPVMQPDNSSWVFGELYSVTDSQMKTIDVLEGYEDGRSDNLYHKITTPVWNESGEECRAVVFTAARSINYSTHSISSGDWCVNKYIKRDKLLYFAYGSCLDDERFRSAGADHFFKHVFGSGVLNGFEFRFSVKTNDGGKADIVENKAEDVEGKVYEIPAEALEYLYRREGVYNRIYRPAIVLVSIAGVLYQALTFIGIKKTVETAPTSLYATEIMRGGNDCFSNHYKEKLTRKLDRFHEG
- a CDS encoding D-serine ammonia-lyase, producing the protein MVFSQQEVVKWKERFPILDDIINLNPIYWSNHHLHKQVNLDSLPISKQDMADAQKLWERFAPYLRMVFPDSNGIIESPLKQISTFKDKQMSVQGDLFLKCDNDLPIVGSIKARGGLYEILHYAERLAVEAGMVSVDDNYEVFATDRFKKFFSQYAIGVGSTGNLGLSIGTISAQLGFNVSVYMSADAKQWKKDMLRNRGAFVYEFAGDFSEAIRAGREQTINDPKAYFVDDEDSKHLFLGYSVAAFELQKQLQEQNIKVDKNHPLCIYLPCGVGGSPGGIAFGLKHVFGEHVHCFFVEPTHSPSVLIGLLTGEMNKISVQDFGIDNQTEADGLAVGRPSAFATAVSDKLISGIYTVEDNELYRYLTLLADTEGIYLEPSATAGLIGPERVQEYIEENGLPKENISHIAWATGGSLVPEADMKEFYAKGKRLMEEG
- the cysK gene encoding cysteine synthase A, with product MRVAQNMTELIGETPVVRLNKIVPEDAADIFVKLESNNPSKSVKDRAAYNMIKQAEDAKAIKPGDTIIEPTSGNTGIGLAMNGAAKGYQVILVMPDNSTQERRNILKAFGAKVVLTPSAEKMPGAIKKAKELQDEIPGSFIPQQFENDANSDIHRTTTATEIYDQMDGELDAFVCTAGTGGTVTGTGETLKAKIPGLHITIAEPKGSPVLSGGKPGPHKLVGTSPGFVPDILNTDIYDKIIQIDDDDAVNMFKKLPREEGVFIGLSGAAAVFAAIQVAKQLSKGKKVLCIAPDTGERYLSMNLFE